Proteins found in one Streptococcus criceti HS-6 genomic segment:
- a CDS encoding PSP1 domain-containing protein translates to MTEVIGVKYEENDLLSYVLPDQTYEKNDLVVVRLRKGNRLAQVVQANIELEEADLPAQMDRVLGLARQEDLNRHQANCRYARDNIAAVNEMIAKCQLDMKLVNIAFPLDRSHVFISFTAEHRVDFRQLLKDLAGHFRARIELRQINTREEAKIFGGLGPCGRPLCCSSFLGDFPPVSIKMVKNQGLSLNTGKTTGLCGRLLCCLSFEDDFYREAKQKFPDFGSPVETAEGRGTVAGMDVFAETVKVRFEDRAGLLTYSLEEISLHG, encoded by the coding sequence ATGACAGAAGTAATAGGGGTAAAATATGAGGAAAATGATCTCCTTTCCTATGTTTTGCCAGATCAAACTTATGAAAAAAATGATTTAGTAGTGGTTCGCTTGCGTAAGGGTAATCGTCTGGCTCAGGTGGTCCAAGCTAATATTGAGTTAGAAGAAGCTGACCTGCCTGCTCAGATGGATCGGGTTCTAGGTCTGGCTCGACAAGAAGACCTTAACCGCCATCAAGCCAATTGTCGTTATGCTCGTGACAATATAGCAGCGGTTAATGAGATGATTGCCAAATGCCAATTAGATATGAAGCTCGTTAATATTGCTTTCCCCTTGGATCGCAGTCATGTCTTCATTTCTTTTACAGCTGAGCATCGAGTGGATTTCAGACAGCTGCTTAAGGATTTGGCTGGTCATTTCCGAGCGCGTATTGAATTGCGGCAGATTAATACCCGTGAGGAAGCTAAAATCTTTGGTGGGCTGGGCCCTTGTGGCCGTCCTCTTTGCTGCTCTAGTTTCCTTGGTGATTTCCCACCGGTTTCGATTAAGATGGTCAAGAATCAAGGTCTCTCTCTGAATACCGGCAAGACAACTGGTCTTTGTGGCCGTTTGCTCTGCTGTCTCAGTTTTGAAGATGATTTTTACCGAGAAGCCAAGCAGAAATTTCCTGATTTCGGAAGCCCAGTAGAAACTGCTGAAGGCAGGGGGACTGTGGCAGGGATGGATGTCTTTGCCGAAACCGTTAAGGTTCGTTTTGAGGATCGGGCTGGCCTGTTGACCTATAGTTTGGAGGAGATTAGTTTACATGGATAA
- the icd gene encoding NADP-dependent isocitrate dehydrogenase, which produces MSEKISMKNGTLQVPAFPIVTYIQGDGVGQDIWESVRRIVDEAVKKVYAGYRQIDWQEALAGEKALALTGQSLPEQTLSAIKENLIAIKGPLGTPVGQGRRSLNVALRQELDLFACVRPVRYFKGVPSPLKEPEKTQMTIFRENTEDIYAGIEWEVGTAEVKRVITFLQKEMAVKKIRFPETSAIGIKPISVQGSERLIRSAIDYALTHGLTKVTLVHKGNIQKFTEGGFRKWGYELAQRDYAEALADGRLVINDIIADNFFQQILLHPEKFQVVALTNLNGDYVSDALAAQVGGIGISPGANINYETGHAIFEATHGTAPDIAGQNKANPCSLLLSAVMMLGYLGWTEAADQIESALEETIQAKQVTADFAFAMGVEALSTSDFAQKIINKL; this is translated from the coding sequence ATGTCTGAAAAAATTTCTATGAAAAATGGTACTTTGCAGGTGCCCGCTTTTCCAATCGTCACTTATATTCAAGGGGATGGTGTCGGTCAAGATATTTGGGAAAGTGTCCGTCGCATTGTTGATGAGGCAGTAAAAAAGGTTTATGCAGGCTACCGCCAGATTGACTGGCAGGAAGCCTTGGCCGGCGAAAAGGCCCTTGCCTTGACTGGCCAATCTTTGCCGGAGCAAACCTTGTCTGCGATTAAGGAAAATCTTATCGCCATCAAGGGACCGCTAGGGACACCAGTCGGACAAGGCAGACGTTCCCTTAACGTAGCTCTGCGTCAAGAATTGGACCTCTTTGCCTGTGTGCGTCCTGTCCGCTATTTCAAGGGTGTGCCCAGCCCGCTCAAGGAACCTGAAAAAACTCAGATGACTATCTTTCGTGAAAATACCGAAGATATTTATGCAGGTATTGAATGGGAAGTCGGAACAGCAGAGGTCAAAAGGGTGATCACTTTTTTACAGAAAGAAATGGCTGTCAAGAAGATTCGCTTTCCTGAGACATCAGCCATTGGCATCAAACCAATTTCGGTGCAAGGAAGTGAAAGGCTGATTCGCTCTGCTATAGATTATGCCCTGACACATGGTTTAACAAAGGTGACACTAGTCCACAAGGGCAATATTCAAAAATTTACCGAGGGTGGTTTCAGAAAATGGGGCTATGAATTGGCCCAGCGAGACTATGCCGAAGCACTCGCAGATGGCCGTTTGGTCATCAATGACATTATTGCTGATAACTTCTTTCAGCAGATATTGCTTCATCCGGAAAAGTTTCAAGTGGTGGCCCTGACCAATCTCAACGGGGATTACGTCAGTGACGCCCTGGCCGCACAGGTTGGTGGAATTGGCATTTCCCCGGGGGCTAATATCAACTATGAGACAGGTCATGCTATTTTTGAAGCGACTCATGGCACGGCACCGGATATTGCGGGCCAGAATAAGGCTAACCCCTGTTCCCTACTCTTATCAGCTGTTATGATGCTGGGCTATCTAGGCTGGACAGAAGCTGCCGATCAGATTGAATCTGCGCTAGAAGAAACGATTCAGGCCAAACAGGTTACTGCTGATTTCGCTTTTGCTATGGGTGTCGAGGCCCTCTCGACCAGCGATTTCGCACAGAAGATTATTAACAAGCTCTAA
- the rsmI gene encoding 16S rRNA (cytidine(1402)-2'-O)-methyltransferase: MQLQKSFKGDEETGKLYLVPTPIGNLQDMTYRSVEILKSVDFICAEDTRNTGLLLKHFEIVTKQISFHEHNAYEKIPDLLDLLSAGKNLAQVSDAGLPSISDPGHDLVQAAIEQGIPVVALPGASAGITALIASGLSPQPHIFYGFLPRKKRQQEEFFKQKLAYPETQIFYESPYRLVDTLTNMRSIYGDRQAVLVRELTKIYEEYQRGSISEILGHLAHTPAKGECLLIVSGSSGQEIQAAELDDSAITALVEEAIAQGAKPNKAIKEVAKAYQLNRQEVYKLYHDL, translated from the coding sequence ATGCAGCTGCAAAAATCTTTTAAGGGGGACGAGGAGACCGGAAAGCTCTATCTCGTGCCGACTCCCATCGGTAATTTACAGGATATGACCTATCGCTCGGTAGAAATCCTCAAATCTGTTGATTTTATCTGTGCCGAGGATACTAGGAATACTGGCCTTCTGCTCAAGCATTTTGAAATTGTCACCAAGCAGATTTCCTTCCATGAGCACAATGCTTATGAGAAGATTCCTGACCTCTTGGATTTACTGTCAGCTGGGAAAAATCTGGCTCAGGTTTCTGATGCCGGTCTACCTAGCATTTCTGATCCAGGTCATGATTTGGTGCAAGCAGCTATTGAACAGGGGATTCCCGTGGTTGCCTTGCCGGGGGCTTCGGCTGGGATTACAGCCTTGATTGCCAGCGGTCTATCTCCTCAGCCTCATATCTTTTACGGTTTTTTACCGCGCAAGAAGAGGCAGCAGGAGGAATTCTTCAAACAGAAGCTGGCCTATCCAGAAACACAGATTTTCTATGAATCTCCTTATCGCTTGGTTGATACTCTGACTAATATGAGATCGATCTATGGCGACCGCCAAGCGGTCTTGGTGAGGGAACTGACCAAGATTTATGAGGAATATCAGCGGGGATCAATTTCTGAAATCCTCGGCCATCTGGCGCATACTCCTGCCAAGGGGGAGTGCCTCCTGATTGTCTCTGGCTCGAGTGGTCAGGAAATACAAGCTGCTGAGCTGGATGATTCGGCGATTACAGCTTTAGTGGAAGAAGCGATTGCTCAGGGTGCTAAGCCCAATAAGGCCATTAAAGAAGTCGCTAAGGCTTACCAGCTCAACCGCCAAGAGGTTTATAAACTTTATCACGATTTATAA
- a CDS encoding GNAT family N-acetyltransferase — MEIRLAHPNEVDKIMTIIEKAKSYLAQSGSDQWQNGYPSQEDIFEDVLEGRAWVGLEEGLLIAYAAVIEGHEPAYDGIYDGKWEHNNYRYVTFHRIALADSARGQGLAQTFLQGLIEGHDGPDFRCDTHEKNKAMQHILEKLGYHYCGKVVYESERLAYQKIKSKAEKVFYQEVDEADHHTI; from the coding sequence ATGGAAATTCGTCTGGCCCATCCGAACGAAGTGGATAAAATCATGACAATTATTGAAAAAGCGAAGAGCTATTTGGCTCAATCAGGCAGTGACCAATGGCAGAATGGTTATCCAAGTCAAGAGGATATCTTTGAGGATGTTCTCGAAGGACGTGCTTGGGTGGGCCTAGAGGAAGGTCTCCTGATAGCCTATGCTGCGGTTATTGAAGGTCATGAACCTGCCTATGATGGTATTTATGATGGCAAGTGGGAACACAATAATTATCGCTATGTTACCTTTCATCGGATTGCCTTGGCTGATTCTGCTCGGGGACAGGGCTTGGCTCAAACCTTCTTGCAGGGCCTGATCGAAGGGCACGATGGTCCGGATTTCCGCTGTGACACGCATGAGAAAAATAAGGCCATGCAGCATATCTTAGAAAAATTAGGCTACCACTACTGTGGGAAAGTTGTTTACGAGAGTGAGCGTTTGGCCTATCAAAAAATTAAGTCAAAGGCTGAAAAAGTCTTTTATCAGGAAGTGGATGAGGCAGATCATCACACCATCTAG
- the serC gene encoding 3-phosphoserine/phosphohydroxythreonine transaminase, which yields MTVYNFSAGPATLPKPVLEQARDELLDYQGSGMSVLEMSHRSPEFDNIIKDAEGLLRELMAIPANYKVMFLQGGASLQFTMVPLNLAQGKKAYYLVGGSWGKKAYNEAVKLSKTIPFEPILLASSEDTVYDHIPDFDPASIDKDAAYVHITTNNTIEGTSIYDLPDTNGVPIVADMSSNILAARYNVEDFALIYAGAQKNIGPAGVTVVIVREDFLNDQPQLSAMLDYRIQAEAGSLYNTPPAYSIYISKLVFEWVKNTIGGVDQMAEINREKSGLLYDFIEQSDFYTSPVKNVKDRSVTNIPFVTPSKELDAEFVAQADKLGFKNIKGHRSVGGMRASLYNAFPKQGVLDLLDFMKKFEAQHK from the coding sequence ATGACTGTTTACAATTTCTCGGCAGGACCTGCTACTTTACCTAAACCAGTTTTGGAACAAGCGCGTGATGAGCTGCTTGATTATCAAGGTTCCGGAATGTCCGTGCTAGAAATGTCCCATCGCTCTCCAGAATTCGACAACATTATTAAAGATGCGGAAGGACTCTTGCGAGAATTGATGGCTATTCCTGCTAATTACAAGGTCATGTTCTTGCAAGGTGGGGCTTCCCTCCAATTCACCATGGTGCCGCTCAATCTTGCTCAGGGCAAGAAGGCTTATTATTTGGTTGGCGGTTCTTGGGGTAAGAAGGCCTACAATGAGGCAGTCAAATTATCCAAAACAATTCCTTTTGAACCGATTCTCTTGGCTTCTTCAGAAGATACGGTCTATGACCATATTCCTGACTTTGATCCAGCTAGTATTGATAAAGATGCGGCCTATGTCCACATCACGACGAACAATACAATTGAAGGAACGTCTATCTATGATCTGCCAGACACTAACGGTGTTCCAATTGTGGCGGATATGTCTTCCAATATTTTAGCAGCGCGTTACAATGTAGAAGATTTTGCTTTGATTTACGCTGGCGCTCAAAAAAATATTGGCCCAGCAGGGGTGACCGTGGTTATTGTCAGAGAAGACTTTCTCAATGATCAGCCCCAATTATCTGCTATGCTGGACTACCGTATTCAGGCAGAAGCAGGTTCGCTTTACAATACGCCACCAGCTTATAGTATCTACATTTCAAAACTTGTCTTTGAATGGGTGAAGAATACTATCGGCGGAGTTGATCAGATGGCAGAGATCAATCGTGAAAAATCTGGCCTGCTCTATGATTTCATCGAGCAATCTGACTTCTATACCAGTCCTGTAAAAAACGTTAAAGACCGTTCTGTCACTAACATTCCTTTTGTGACCCCAAGTAAGGAATTGGATGCTGAATTTGTCGCTCAGGCTGATAAACTTGGCTTCAAGAATATCAAGGGTCACCGCAGTGTCGGCGGTATGCGGGCTAGTCTGTATAACGCCTTTCCAAAACAAGGAGTTTTGGATTTGCTCGATTTCATGAAGAAGTTTGAAGCTCAACATAAGTAA
- the yabA gene encoding DNA replication initiation control protein YabA, which produces MDKNELFAAFDDVSNNLMENFAQVELMKKKMQEIMEENSQLRLENAKLRERLSDVDEKMPAKSFSQGRENLESIYEDGFHVCNNDYGKRRDNNEDCLFCMELLNRE; this is translated from the coding sequence ATGGATAAGAATGAACTCTTTGCTGCCTTCGACGATGTTTCCAATAACTTGATGGAAAATTTTGCTCAGGTCGAATTGATGAAAAAGAAGATGCAGGAAATTATGGAGGAAAATTCCCAGCTGCGGTTGGAAAACGCCAAGCTGCGGGAACGTCTATCTGATGTCGATGAAAAAATGCCTGCCAAATCTTTCAGTCAGGGCCGAGAAAATTTGGAGTCCATCTATGAGGATGGTTTTCATGTCTGCAACAATGATTATGGCAAACGCCGTGATAATAACGAAGATTGTCTCTTTTGTATGGAATTATTGAACAGGGAGTAG
- a CDS encoding phosphoglycerate dehydrogenase: MVYSVKTFNNINQVGLKELGNKFQVDGDLAENPDAYIIRSQNLHDYAFPSNLKAIARAGAGTNNIPIDRATESGIVVFNTPGANANAVKEAVTASILLSARDYISANAWVNSLSGDDVPKQIEAGKKQFAGTEIRGKTLGVIGLGAIGARIANDARRLGMSVLGYDPYVSIEAAWNISHHVKRVQDIKEIFANADYITVHVPLTDDTRETFNAEAFALMNKGTTIINFARGELVNHQDLFEAIEAGVVKRYITDFGSEELLNKDKITVFPHVGGSTAEAELNCAIMASQEIRQFMETGEITNSVNFPNMHQVQDAPYRITLINRNVPNIVARISTAVSDANINIANILNRSKGDFAYTLLDLDETDKDKINALVAAFESSDNIIKVRLIKAHK; this comes from the coding sequence ATGGTTTACAGTGTCAAAACCTTCAATAATATCAATCAAGTTGGCTTAAAAGAATTGGGTAATAAATTTCAAGTTGATGGGGATTTAGCAGAAAACCCAGACGCTTATATTATCCGCAGTCAGAATTTGCACGATTATGCCTTTCCGAGCAATCTTAAGGCTATTGCGCGTGCCGGTGCAGGGACGAACAATATTCCGATTGATCGTGCTACAGAAAGTGGAATTGTCGTCTTTAACACCCCTGGTGCTAATGCCAATGCGGTGAAAGAGGCTGTGACGGCCTCGATCCTTTTGTCAGCACGCGATTATATTTCAGCCAACGCTTGGGTTAACAGTTTGTCTGGTGATGATGTGCCTAAGCAGATTGAAGCTGGAAAAAAACAATTTGCCGGTACTGAAATCCGAGGAAAAACACTGGGTGTTATTGGGCTTGGAGCTATCGGCGCCCGTATTGCTAATGATGCCAGACGCTTAGGTATGTCGGTTCTGGGTTACGATCCATATGTATCTATTGAGGCGGCTTGGAATATCTCCCACCATGTCAAGCGGGTTCAAGATATCAAGGAAATATTCGCCAATGCTGACTATATTACCGTGCATGTTCCTCTGACAGACGATACCCGTGAGACCTTTAATGCTGAGGCTTTTGCCCTTATGAATAAGGGAACCACCATTATCAACTTTGCTCGAGGAGAATTAGTTAATCATCAAGATCTTTTTGAAGCCATCGAAGCAGGCGTAGTCAAACGCTACATCACAGATTTTGGCAGCGAAGAATTGCTCAATAAAGACAAGATTACGGTCTTTCCGCATGTGGGCGGCTCGACAGCGGAAGCAGAGCTCAATTGTGCCATAATGGCCAGTCAGGAAATCCGTCAGTTTATGGAAACTGGTGAAATCACGAACTCTGTCAACTTCCCTAATATGCATCAGGTACAAGATGCCCCCTACCGGATTACTTTGATTAACCGCAATGTTCCCAATATCGTGGCTCGTATTTCGACAGCAGTTTCTGATGCCAACATCAATATTGCCAATATCCTCAACCGTTCTAAGGGGGATTTTGCCTATACTTTGCTGGACTTGGATGAAACCGATAAAGATAAGATTAATGCCCTCGTGGCAGCCTTTGAATCCAGTGACAATATCATCAAGGTACGCTTGATTAAGGCTCATAAGTGA
- a CDS encoding DNA polymerase III subunit delta' produces the protein MTLADLQPKIFQEFHQILQRGRLSHAYLFSGNFGSYEMAIFLAQSQFCENLQDNLPCGQCRECHLIAERDFSDVKVIEPQGNVIKTDTIRELLRDFTRSGFEGQSQVFIIRDADKMHINAANSLLKFIEEPQSSSYMILLTSDESRVLPTIKSRCQIFRFPKNQEYLKNLLEQNGLLKAKASLIAAVADDGASALALTEMTKFDDLCRSLEKFIAGLDKDSDQSFLQVTRLASLATDKAEQDLAFKLLLVMLGRTQQPRWVTKVYQARQMWLSNVSFQNVLEYMVLE, from the coding sequence ATGACATTAGCTGATTTACAACCTAAAATTTTTCAAGAGTTTCATCAAATTTTACAACGTGGACGACTCAGTCATGCCTACCTCTTTTCAGGGAATTTTGGCAGCTATGAAATGGCTATTTTTCTGGCTCAAAGTCAATTTTGTGAAAATTTGCAAGATAATCTGCCCTGTGGGCAGTGTCGGGAATGCCATTTGATTGCTGAGCGGGATTTCTCAGATGTCAAGGTGATTGAGCCCCAAGGCAATGTCATCAAGACAGATACTATTCGCGAGCTCCTGCGTGATTTTACGCGGTCGGGTTTTGAAGGTCAGTCTCAGGTCTTCATTATTCGAGATGCTGATAAGATGCATATCAATGCGGCCAACAGTCTCTTGAAATTTATTGAGGAGCCCCAATCGTCTTCCTATATGATTCTCTTGACGTCGGATGAGAGCAGGGTCTTGCCAACGATCAAGAGTCGCTGTCAGATTTTTCGTTTTCCAAAGAATCAAGAGTATTTAAAAAATCTCTTGGAGCAAAATGGTCTTTTAAAGGCCAAGGCTAGCTTGATTGCCGCTGTAGCTGATGATGGAGCTTCGGCTTTAGCATTGACAGAAATGACTAAATTTGACGACCTATGCCGCAGTTTGGAAAAATTTATTGCTGGCTTAGATAAGGATTCTGACCAATCCTTTTTACAGGTGACACGTCTAGCTAGTTTAGCAACTGATAAAGCGGAGCAAGATTTGGCTTTTAAGCTTTTATTGGTGATGCTGGGGCGGACTCAGCAGCCTCGTTGGGTTACCAAGGTTTATCAGGCTAGACAGATGTGGCTTAGTAATGTCAGTTTTCAAAATGTCTTAGAATATATGGTGTTAGAATGA